The DNA region TTTGCCGCGCTGCTCGCACCTCGAGCGCGGCGCCGTTGCGACCACTGGTTCTTCCTGCGAGCGGCGCCCACCATACGAAGACTCAGGCTCGTTTGTCAATACTGAATGTTTACCGTGGGTGCTTTGCCGTGATTCCGCGGTGCACGTACGCTCCGGAGTCGGGTTAAAACTGCCCATCAACGGTGCGGTGGTAGCGGAGCCAACGCTTCCACCTCTCGAGCTTGCACCCAGCCGCGCCGGCCATCGCAGCGTTGTGCGAGCAGCCAATCTCCGCGTCGTTCGCGAATCTTCACCGCCGCTCCGGCAGGTAAGCGGAAGTATTCGGTCGCTTGGGGTTCCGGGGCAAATCGTGCCACCGCCGGCATTAATGTGATTCCCGTTCGACTCCACGGGCGAGCCACGTCCGCCCACAGGGCGTTCGTTGCTGCCGCAAGCGCCATGAATGTGGCCGCAACCGCGAGTTGCTGCCAGCGCTTGCGCCAGGTTGGGTGGAGGAAGGCTACCGTCCACAAACCCAACGCGAGCAGGTAAACGAACGAAGCGGTCTGCCACAGGCTGGCGCGCGACACGCGCGGCGCCAGTGGAAACATCGCTCGCTCCCACCACGGCGCCGCACACGCAGGGGCGCGCGCCTCGCTGCGGGCAAACTCGAGATTGGCCAGGATGTCGGCATCGCGCGGGGCGAGCGCGTGGGCGCGCTCGTAGTTGAGAATGGCTTTGCCGAGGTTGCCGAGCTTGTAGTACGCGTTGCCGAGGTTGAAGAACAGGTTTGCTGAGCCCACTCCTTGGTCCACCACCTTCTCATAGGCAGCAATGGCAGCAGCGTAGTCTTGCGCCGCATACGCGCTGTTCCCCTGGTGAAACCAGGCGTCGGGCACGGCCGCCGACGCCTGGCGCGCCACGCTGCACAGGAGCCAAGCGAGCAGCCAAAAGCGCCAGCGCCAAGCGCGCTGGCTTTTGCCGTCGCTTTCTTCAAGCACGCGCTGAAACAGTTGCCAGTGCTCCTCCACCGCGGCGGCTGAAACTTGCTGACCGAAACGCACCTCTTCGCACGCTTCCAGAAGGCGGGCGACATCGGCACGGAGGGGCGGGTCAATCGGGAGCTCCGGAACAGTTGCCGCGTCGAGCCGGCCCGGGGGTAAGGCAAAGCGCTGCCGCAAGTATTCCCGCAAACCGGTGGCGATGACGTCATAAAACCGCTGCGGGTCGCCGGCAGAGCGCGCGGCCGTACACTCGGCAAGCACGCGTGCAGCCACTTTCCGGGCTGCGGTGCGCTGCTGGAAAAGGGCATCGGCCGCTTGTTGGCGCCGGCGGCGATCGAAGAGGTAGGCGGCCACGGGCACAACGAGAAGCCCGCCGTGCACGGCAACGAGCGCGGGCGCACTGCGCTCATGCAAGCGCACCCACCGCCCCGGTTCTTCCTTGATGTACACAATGTCGCGCCCGAGCGTCTCGCTCGGAGCCGTGGGTGTCGCAGGAGCAGCCAGCGCTGGCGGGCTTTCGGCGCGCGGGCGCACGGTAACTTCGATCGGGCGGCTGCGCTCCGTGTGGTAACGGCCCGCTTCGGGGTCGAAGTAGCTGAACTCGATGGGTGGCAGGCTGCTGACTCGCTCGGTGGGAATCGCCACCTGCTCGAAAACGAACTCGCCCGCTTCCGCGTTCACCGCATGCGGCTCGTACACCCGCCAGGCGGGCGACTCGCGCAGCGCGGGCGGGGACACACCGTCGAGATTGCCTTGCCCGCGGAGAACGATCCGGAGCGTGATCGGATCGCCCACGGTCAGTTCGGTCGGGCTTGCCTGCACAGCCAGCGAAAAGCGCCCCACGGCACCGCTGAACGTAGCGGGTTTGCCTTCTTCCGGAAGCGGCAGCACTTCGAGCGTCACGGGTTCGCTTTCCAAACTCACGGGGCGCCGCTGCGAGAAAAAGGGATCGTCAAAAAACCCACCGCGACGCCGCTCGTACACGTTGAGGCGGGTGGTTGCCGGACCGAGCACCAGAGTGCCGGTGCGCAGGGGCGTGAGAGAAGAGGCAAAGCGCACCACGGTGTAGGTAACCCCGTCGATCTCCTCTTGCGTTTGTGTGGGCTCTTGGAAGCGATCGAGAGCACACCCGTCCGCGGGCAAGCTCGGGTATTGCAAGTCGCCAGCCCGTACCGCCCCGACATACAACGCCACCTCCACGGGCACTTTTTCGCGCAGGTACAAGCGGGTGCGGGGAACGCGGACGACCAGGCGCAAGGCGCCCCCGTACGGGCTTGTGGCCTGCCCGCGGCCGGCCACGTGCAGGGTGACCGCTTGCGCCTCGTACCGCTGGCCGCCGTGCAGCACGGTGAACGGACCGAGGCGGTAGGTGCCCGGTTTTTCCGCCGTGACGCTGTAGCGGTGCTGCACCGACGCCTGCATCCGGCCGTTGATGATGGTCACCTGCGTGGCCGGGCCGATGTATTCGACACGCACGCCCTCCGTGGCTGCGATCGTTGGAGCAGGCGCATCTTGCGCCCCGGCGATTTCGATGCTGAGCAGGGCGGCCTCGCCCGCCTGCACGGTGGGCGGCTGCAACGTGGCGCGCACCTCGATGGCCGCGATCGCCGGTTGGGGTGCGGTGGTCGTCAGCAGCGCACCGAGCACGATGCAGGCAAAGGCCTTGGCGCCGTCTCGGCCTTTCCGCACTGATCCCCTCGCGTAAAGCACGAGTGCCTCCATCACCAGTCTTGCGCCGGCTCTGCCACCACGCCGTGCTGTTGCTGCCGCCAGAATTCCATCGGCGACAGTTCCTCTTGACGCGCCGTATCGATGAGCGCGCGAGCCTCACGCCGATCGCGTGCTTCCTCGCTACTGGAAGCCACGGCCTCCCCCGTGCCGGCTCCCCCCTGCGGTTCGCCAGTGCTTTCCTCCTCGCTGGTCTCTGCACCGCTCGGCGCTTGTGCTTGTTCTTCTTGGCTCGCTCGCGGCTCGCTCGGCGCATTTTGCCCCCCGGCTTGCTGCTCGGAGTGTTCTTGTTGGTCCTGTGCTTGCTGTTGCTGGCCGCTGCTGTCGGAGGGCGCCGGTGGGGTTTGTTCCGCTGCTTGCTCCTGGTTCGCGGGCGTCGGCGGCGGCTGCTGCTCGCCCGCAGGCGGTGTGGGCTGCTGCTTGGCCGTTTCCTCCAGGCGTTTGCGGAGTTCTTCCATTTTTCGCTGCGTGTATTCGTAGTTGAACTTGGCGTCCTCGTCGTTGGGGGCGCGGCTCAGCGCGCGCCGGTACTCGACGAGCGCTTCGGCGTACTTGGCTAGAGCTTCTTGGGGGCGATCCTGCTCTTGCCCTTGTGCGATGCGGAAGAGCGCGTTCGCGCTGTTGTAAATCGCGCGGGCGGCCAACTCCGGGTCGGCTTTGTCCGCCCGCACCCGCCGGTATGCTTGCACTGCGGCTTCGTACTGTTTGGCACGGTAGTGGGCGTTGCCGAGGTTGTACGCAATCAGCGGCGAGTCCGGCTCGTCGGCGAGTGCCTGGCCGAGTTTGTCCACCGCAGCTTCGGCTTTCCCTTCGCCGAGCAACCGTTCCGCAGCCCGCAGGTTGTCGTTTGCCGGGGCGAGCCACGAGCTGCCGAGGAAGAGCAAGGGCAACACTGCGAGGACGCTCACCGCTGACCTCCTCTTGTTTGCCGCGCGGCGCGGCGGACGAGCCAGTAGGGTTCGAAGACGAGCAACAGGACCGCAGGTGCAAGCAGCCACCAGAAGCGATGCTCCATCCGCTTTTCGAGCGTGCTCTTGCGCTCGCGCTTGTCGAGCTTGGCTAAGTGTTCCTCGTACAGTGTTTCCAAGCCGAGTTGGCTCGTGCTGCCGCGCAGGAACGCACCGCCAGTTTTCTCCGCAATTTTTTGCAGGGTGACCTCATCGAGGCGCGACTTCACCACCTGCCCGCGACGATCTTTGAGGAAGCCTCCCTGTCCCTTCTCGCTCGTAGGGATGAGTTCGCCCTCCGGGGAGCCGACGCCCACGGTGTAAATTCTCACCCCGCTTTGGGCAGCGAGCTCAATCGCCTCGTCTACCCCGCCTTCATGGTCTTCCCCGTCGGTCAGCAACACCACCGCGCGGTACGTGCCTTCGTGACCCTCGAAGGCCTGCAGGGCCGTGCGGATGGCAGCCGCTAGCGATGTGCCGCCGCGCGGAACGATGCCGACGTCGGTGGCCCGCAGCGTTTCCAAGAAAGCATTGTAGTCCAGGGTGAGCGGGCACTGAGTGAAGGCGGTGCCCGCGAAGGCCACCAACGCCACACGATCGCCGCGGAGCTTTTTGACCAAGTCCTGGATTTCCAGTTTGGCGCGCAGCAAGCGGCTCGGCTTGACGTCTTGCGCCAGCATGCTGCGCGAAGTGTCGAGGGCAATCACCAGGTCGATCCCTTGCCCCCGCACCTCTTGCCAACGAAAGCCCCACTGCGGGCCAGCAGCCGCAGCAGTGAGCAGCACGACCGTGAGCGCGGGCACTGCCCACGACCAGCCCTCGGGCTCGAGCCGTGCCGAGGGGGCGAACTTGTGCCAGAGGTGCAGCGCCGCAAACCGCTCGTAGGCGCGGCGGCGCCGTCGCTCCGCAAGGGCGAGCAGCACCACGAGCAGTGGCACGAGGGCAAGGAGCACCAACAGCGTTGGTTTGTACCAGGGAATCGTCACGGCACCACCCGAAGCCAAGTGTGGCGAAGGACGAGCTCGCTGACGTACAACAACAGGCCAGCGAGAATAAACCACGGATAGGCGTCTTCGTACGCGTGGTAGCGCGGGGCGGTAAACTCGGTGCGCTCCATGCGGTCGATCTCGTTGTACACTTGCCGCAAGCTCGCAGTGTCGGTGGCGCGGAAGTACCGACCGCCGGTGAGCTCGGCGACTTCTTGTAGCGTGGCTTCGTCGACATCCACCGGCATGGGCCGGTACACCCGATTCCCGAACACATCGCGGGCGGGAAACGGGGCCAGTCCGCGGGTGCCCGCGCCGATGGTGTACACACGAATACCGAGGGTGGCGGCAGCTTCCGCGGCTGTTTTCGGCGACACCTTTCCAGCATTGTTTTGCCCGTCGGTGAGCAGCACGATGACTTTACTTTTGGCGTCCGAAGCCTCCAGGCGCCCAGCGGCGGTCGCCAGCGCCGATCCGATGGCCGTGCCATCTTCGATCATCCCGATTTGCACGCGCTCCAGGTTGCGCAGTAGCCAGCCGTGATCGAGCGTGAGCGGGCACTGCGTGTACGGCCGACCCGCAAACACCACCAGGCCAATGCGATCGTTGCGCCGGCGCGCCACGAACTCGCGCACAACGTCTTTGACCACTTCGAGGCGGTTGGCGCGCTCCCCGGAAGGCTTGGTGAAATCCTCCGCCAACATGCTGCCGGAGATATCGACGGCCAAGACAATATCGATACCTTCGCCGCGGTACTCGCTTTCCGCCGTGCCGTACTGCGGGCGGCTGGCGGCCACCACGAGCGCGGCGAGGCAGAGGGTGCGGAGGGCGTTCGGCAGCCATTGCCAGCGGACGCGTCCGAGGGGAGCGCTGGGCAGGTGCGGAAAAAAGGGCAGAGGAGCCGCCTCGTTCGTCGTGGGACGGTTCCACCACCAGAGGAGCAAGGGCAGAAATGCGAGCAGCAGCAGTACCCACGGATACTCAAGCTGCACGGCGTTCCTCCTCCGCAGTTGTAGTCAGTTTGGTTTCGTCGACGAAGCGGCGGGCGCTGCGGTAGGCAGCCTCGGCATCGGCGAAGCTCGGCACCGCGCGCGCAAACTTCACCAAATCGGCTTGCACGAGGAAGTCGGCAAGCAACTCGCGCTGCGCGGCCGTGAGGCGGCTGTCGGTGCGGGCGGCAGCGAGAAATTCTTCCGTGGTCATTTCCGGAGCGCGGAGATGGAAGCGCTCCTCCAAGTACTTCCGCACGATGCTGCTGAGTTCAACGTAGTAAGGCTCCCAGCGCCCTTCTTGGAGATCGTGCCGCGCCCACAAGCGATCGAGCGCGCGCAGGGCGATCTCGTGCGGCGGAGGCGGTGGGACTACGTAGGCCTTCTTGGGGCGATTGAAGAGAAACCACAGAGCCGCGGCGAGTGCGAGCAAGCCTGCGAGCGAGGCGGCTCCGAAGTACAACGGACGGTAGTCTCTCGGTGCCGAGACCAGCGGCTTGATGTCGCGGATGTCGGTGGCCCCTTCGTTCTTCGGAAGCACACTGCGGACTTCGACAGTGACCTCGTTGCCTTGCACCGCGTGTTTCCCTTCTCCCTGTTGCACCTGCACGGTGGGCGCGGGCAGCACGTAGCGGCCAGTGTCGAAGGTGGTGAGTGTGTACCAGTGAGCGGTGCGCACGCGGCCGTTGTGGCTGCGGGGCGGTTCCGAGCCGAAGTCGACAATTTCGAACACCCCTATGCGCTCCGCGAGCACGGGCACGCTGAGCTTGGTTCCTTCCGGCGCCTCCACCTCGATCGTGTAGCGCAGGCGGTCGCCAATGGTGACGTGTGCAGGCTCGGCGTGGGCGCGCACGAGTACCAAGGGAGTGTCCGGTGAAGCCGCGGCTTCCGGGGTTGCCGTGGTTTGCAACGGAGGGGGCGACTCCTGGCTGGCAGCGGGCTGGGGTGCGGCGGCAGCGAGCAAGAGGCAGAGCAGAACTGGTAACGGGATGCGGATACGGGCAGCTGTCATCGGCGTTTCTCCCGCGTGCGGAAAAAGCGCACCAGCGCAGGCGCGTAGGGTTCGTCGGTGCGGACGACAACAGTATCCACATCGCAGGCGCGCAGACGGCGCAAGCGCTCCTCGGCAAACGCGCGGGCCTGCTCGGTAAAGCGGCGGCGCACTTGCGGGTGGGAGCTATCGACGAGCAGAGTGCGCCCGGTTTCCGGATCGGTGAGCCGGAGCAACCCGAGCGGGGGCAATTCGAAATCGCGCGGGTCGTCGAGCACGATGGCGATCAAGTCGTGCCGTTGGCGGGCGAGTTTCAGTGCGGCATAGCCCTCGGGGTCGAGAAAATCCGACAGGACGAAGACGACCGAGCGGCGTTTGTGCACATGGACGAGATGCTCAATGGCGGCGGTGAGGCTGGTGCTGTGCCCGCGCGGAACGAACGACAACACGTCGCGCACCACGCGCAGCACATGCCGCGTCCCTTTTTTCGGCCGCAGGGAGTGCTCCACCTGGTCGGTGAATAAGATCAGGCCGACTTTATCGTTGTTGCGGATGGCAGCGAAGGCGAGCAGCGCGGCCAGCTCGGCCGCGAGTTCGCTTTTCAATTGGCGAACAGACCCAAAGCGAGTAGAGCGGCTGGCATCGACGAGCAGCATCACCGCGAGTTCCCGTTCTTCCACATAGCGCTTCACGTGGGGCGTGCCGGTGCGGGCTGTGACGTTCCAATCGATGGTGCGCACGTCGTCGCCGGGCACGTAGGGGCGCACTTCAGAAAACTCCATCCCGCGGCCTTTGAAGACGCTATGGTACGCTCCGGCAAAAAAGTCGCTCACCAAGTGACTGGTGTGGATTTGAATCTTGCGGATTGCTCGCAGTTGTTCCGTCGTGAGCATGGTGTCCAAGCCCTGCACGCGCGCGGGGAACCGTCAGCCGCAAGGCATTCGCCAGTGCTGCCGTGCCTCACGGTACGGGAACGCCATCGAGCACGCGTTTGACGATTTCGTCAGCTGTGATGTCCTCGGCCTCGGCTTCGTAGGAGACAATGACGCGGTGCCGGAGCACGTCCGGCGCCAGGGATTTCACGTCCTGGGGGGTGACGTAGCCGCGGCCTTGCAGGAGGGCGTGGGCCTTGGCCGCCAGGGTTAAGTACAACGTGGCGCGGGGCGAGGCGCCGTACTGAATCCAGCGCTGCAGGTCGAGCTGGTATGCTTGAGGCTCGCGTGTGGCGAACACCAGGTCGACAATGTAGTCCTTGATCTTGTCGTCCACGTACACTTGGTCGACGAGTTGGCGGAGCCGCACGATGTCGCGCGTGGAGAGCACCGGCGCCGGCTCCGGGGGCGGTAAGGTGGAGGCCATGCGGTCGAGAATCTGCCGTTCCTCGCTTTTACTCGGGTACTGGATGGTGAGCTTCAGCATGAAGCGATCCACTTGTGCTTCGGGCAGCGGGTACGTGCCTTCTTGTTCGATGGGGTTTTGGGTGGCCAACACGAGGAAGGGATCGGGAAGCGGGTGGGTTTCTTCGCCGATGGTCACTTGCCGCTCTTGCATCGCCTCGAGCAAGGCACTTTGTACCTTGGCCGGGGCGCGATTGATTTCGTCGGCCAACACGATGTTGGCGAAGATCGGCCCCTTCTTCGTGGTGAACGTGCCGTTTTGCGGCTGGTAGACGAGGGTGCCGATTAAGTCGGCCGGCAGCAGATCGGGCGTGAACTGCACGCGCTGGAAACTCGCGTCGATCGTGCGCGCCAAGGTTTTGATCGACAAGGTCTTGGCCAAGCCCGGCACTCCTTCGAGGAGCACGTGGCCGTTTGCGAGCAAGCCGATGAGCAGGCGGTCGACCAGCGCGCGCTGGCCGACGATGACCCGGCCAATTTCTTCGCGCACGCGAAAGAGCTGGGTGGCTTCTTGACGCAGTTGCTCTTGCAACAAACTCGTTCCTGCTTCCATCCTGGTTTGTTCCTCCTGCGCTTGCGGTTGCCGGCGGAACACCGTGCCGCGCCGGCGCGCAACGCGCCCTCAGACGTGGCTGTGGTCGCTTTGCTTCAAACGCATGTTGGTGGCGCCATGTGCGAGGCAACGACTCTTACCATCGATGCGCGAGCGCGCAAGTTTGCGACCGCCTCCCGTGCAACGCGGCGAGCGGTGTGGCACATTGGGGGCTGTGGCGGTTTCCTGCTGGAAAGCGTGCTCGTGGATTTTCCTGGTGGCCGTGCTGCTCTCCGCTTGCCGGAGTGCGGACGTGATGCCACAAGTGGGAGCGAAAGGAGTGGAGCGAGAACGTATGCGTCCGCGTTATTCCCCGTCGCTGTACGACATCACCCCGCTGTCGCGCGAGGAAGTGGAGCGCCTGGCTGCGCGGCTCGATGCTGAGGCCTACCGTGTGACCCAGCGCGCAGGAACCGAGCCGCCGTTTTGCGGGCAGTTTGTCGATCATCACGAGCCCGGGGTGTACGCGTGCGTGGTGTGCGGGCTTCCGCTGTACAAGAGCGAGCACAAGTTCCACTCTGGCACCGGGTGGCCGTCGTTCTATCGGGAGTTCGACCGCGCGCACGTAGAGCGCCGATTGGACTTGTCGCACGGGATGGTGCGCACGGAGATTGTTTGCGTGCGGTGCGGAGCGCACTTAGGGCATGTGTTCGATGACGGTCCGCCGCCCACGGGAGAGCGGCACTGTCTCAACTCCGCCGCACTCACGTTTTACAAGGAGGGCGAGCCGCTGCCGCCGGAAAGCCAGCCCGTGCCGGCGGAAGTGGCCTATTTTGCCGGTGGCTGTTTTTGGGGCATCGAGCATTATTTCCAGCAGGGCCCGGGGGTGATCGATGCGGTGTCGGGCTACATGCAGGGGCACGTGGAGCAGCCGACGTACGAGCAAGTCTGCTCAGGCAACACCGGGCATGCGGAGACGGTCAAGGTGGTGTACGACCCGCGCCGCATCACCTACCGGCGGCTGCTAGAGGCGTTTTTCCGCATGCACGACCCCACGCAGTGGAACCGCCAGGGCCCGGACATTGGCGAGCAGTACCGCTCAGGCATTTGGTACGTGAACGAAGAACAGCGGCGGCAGGCGGAAGAGTACATCAAGGATCTCGAGGCGAGTGGCCGCTACGGCGGGCGCAAAATTGTAACGCTGGTGGAACCGGCAAAAACCTTTTGGCCAGCCGAGGATTACCATCAGGATTACATCGCCAAGACCGGACGCCCCTGCCACGTGTCGAACCCCTGGGAGTAAGCCCGGCGCGACGGGTAATCCCCCGAAGCGGCAGCAATTGTGCGGCAGGAGTAGCGAGCCGCGAGCGACGGGGCGGAAAGGACGTCCGCCTGCCTCCGTCGGGAACGAAGGCTGCCACGTCTCGCCGAGATAATGCCAACGAGACGCGCGGCGTGTGGAGTGCGTGTGCAAACGTCGCCGGCAGGATGTGGCGACGCGTGACGAAATGCTTGTGCAGCGTTTGCGCCGCTGTCCCATGGCGCCGCCCTGGGGCGGCGCAATAAACGCAGGGCCGGGGAGGCGGTGGTGACCAGCGAGCGGCGAGCTGGGAACGGCGGTCGGCGCGCAATAGGTGCGGCCAATGCAGGACGGAATAGTGGACACCAGGTAATTGACCCGCGGATGCTCGCAGGCTCGAGGCTTCTGGCTGCTGCGGCGGCGGTGGCGATTGGCTATCCTGAATCCGTGCTCGCTGGCGACGGGGCGTACGACGACAAGGGTTGCCTTGCGACACACCGCTTGTTGCCTCTGCTGCGCCCTTGCGGCTCCCAGGTGGGATGGGTAGCGGTGAGCGTTCATGACTCGTCGGTTCCCCGCCGATGTGTGGTCGTATTTGCTCAGCCGGTTCTGTGCGGCCACGTCGATGACGCTCATGCGCGCCACGGTGGCGTGGCACATTTTCGAACTCTCGCGCTCGCCGTTTTACCTCGGGCTCGTCGGACTCGTGCAGTTCGTGCCCGCATTTTCCCTGCTCCTGGTCGGCGGCATGGTGGCCGATCGCTACGAGCGGCGCCGCATCGTGATGCTGGCGCAGTCGGTAGCGCTTGCGGGTGCAGCGCTGCTAGCGTGGAGCACCGCGCACGGGTGGGTGACGCTGATCGTGGTATACGCGGTGATTTTTGTTCAGGCCGCCGCCGCGGCATTCGACAATCCTGCGCGCGCTTCGATCTTGCCGAATCTCGTGCCCCCGGCAGACTTTCCCCGGGCAGTGACGCTGGCTTCCACCGTCCAAGCGTTAGCTTTTGCCACTGGCCCGGCGCTCAGTGGAATGGTGATTGCGGCAGCAGGAGTTGCTGCGGCCTATGGGCTGGCGGGCGGTTTGTTGTTGGTGGCGATTGCGGGGCTGACGCGCGTGCGACCGAGTTGGCCCGAGGGCACGGGGCGCGCCATGGGCTGGCAGGCGATGGTGCGAGGGGTGCGCTTCGTGGCCAGTCGGCCGGTGGTGTGGGGTTGCATGCTGCTCGACATGCTGGCGGTGATCTTCGGCGGTGCGACGGCGTTGCTCCCAGTGTACGCGAACGAGATCCTGCGCGTGGGTCCGCGCGGCTACGGGATCCTGTCGGCCTCCTTGGAAATGGGCGCCTTGCTGACCTCGCTTGCCCTGATGCTGTTGCCGCCGATCCGGCGGGCTGGCCGCGCTCTGCTGTCGGCTGTGGCGGTGTTCGGCGTCGCCACCATCGTCTTCGGCCTATCGCGCTGGTTTCCTTTGTCGGTTGCAGCGTACATGATGGCCGGCATGGCGGATCAAATCAGTGTGGTGATGCGCAGCACGATCGTGCAACTGAATACCCCTGATCATTTGCGCGGGCGGGTGAGTGCGATCAATTTCATGTTCATCAACGCCTCGAATCAACTCGGCGCCGTGGAATCGGGCTTCGTGGCGGCGCTGACCTCGCCGACGTTTTCCGTGGTGAGCGGCGGCGTGGGTTGCCTGCTGGTGGTCGCTGCCATTGCGCTCCGTGTTCCTGCATTACGCACCTACACGATCCGCGGCGAAATTCGGCCTTGAGTGCGGCAAGCTGCGGAGATCCGTTATATTGGAGCGCGATTGCCGGCGTATGACCGGCCGGAGTCGAGCAGAACGAGGAACCTATGCCGCGCGATGAGTGGTCCCCAACGGTGGTAGATGATGACCGCGACGGTTTGGTCGCCATCGGCGGCCGGCTCGACGCGCGCACGGTGCTTTACGCGTACCGGCAGGGCATTTTCCCGTGGCCGGTGCCGGGGCTGCCGATGCTGTGGTTTTGCCCCAAGGAGCGCGCGATTCTCGAATTTGCTCGCTTGCACGTACCCCGCAGTTTGCGGCAAGCCCGCCGGCGCTGCACGCTGGAGTTCACCATCGACCGCGCGTTTCCCGCCGTCATCCGCGCTTGCGCCGAAACGCCGCGGCCGCACCAAGAGGGCACCTGGATCACCCCCGAGGTGATTCGTACCTACACGCGCCTTCACGAGATGGGGGTGGCGCACAGCGTCGAAGCGTGGCGCGACGGGAAGCTTGTGGGCGGTGTGTACGGGGTCGACATTGATGGCGCGTTTGCTGGCGAAAGCATGTTTTACCGCGAACCCAACGCCTCCAAGCTCGCCTTGTTGTTTTTGATCGATCATCTCGCCAGCCGGGGGTTGGACTGGATCGATATCCAAATGATGACCCCGCACATGGCGCGCCTCGGGGCGCACGTGATCACCCGCGAGGAGTTTCTCGCCAAGCTGGCCGCCACGCGGGAGCGTGGTTTACGCTTGTTCGAGTGAGCTCTGGTAGCTCGCGCCCTCGCTGCGCGAGCTGCAATGCCCTCGGTTTGTGTGCCGCTGTCACTCCCGCCAGTCGGGTGGCGGCGGAAACGTCACACTCCCTTTGCGCACCGCGTACGCTTCCAGCAAAAACCCAGTCGGCCCAACTTCGCCTGCGTAAGTGGTATACACATCCCAGCGGACCATTTGCGTGGCACCGGGGGCCAGGCGAACGTCCATGAACTTGTAAAAGCGATCGAGCTCGCGGGCTCCGGCATCCGGGGCGGCGAGGAGTTTGAGCACGAGGCGCACGCCCTCCACCGGCTCGTTGCCGTCGTTCCGCACCACCGCGCGGAGAGCGATCTGTTGGCCGTCGGTCAACTGATCGGTCGCCACTACGCTCAGGCGAGCCGGGTCTGGAGCGGCGGGGGCGGGCGTGACCGCCACGAACCGGCGCGCACCGGGTTGCGGCCTCCCTCCCGGCGCAAGGCAGAGCAACGCGAGGAGGCATGCCAGCGCGCGGAGGTTTCCGGGATCGCGCGGTGTCACGAACCAGGCTCTGGCTTTGTGCTTGCGATGCCAGCGGGGCATGCCCGTCATCTTCCGCGCCGCGACCGCCAGTGGCAAGTCCCGGAGTTCATGCACCTAAGGCGGTGCGCAGCTCGCGGGTAAGAATTTCCACCGTGCCCCTAGTGCCTCCGCCGAGCTTCAACCGCCATTCCCCATCGGTCTCGAAGCGTGCATCGCCCAAGTAGGTGCTCCACGGTTCCAGCACGCGATGCAGCGCCCCGGCATCGAGCGGATCGCCGCCGTTTTTCCGTACCGCAGCAAGTACGTCGGGGACCACACGGATGAAGGCGCGCAAGGCCGCCGCGGTTTTGATGCTGTAGCGCTTGCCGGTCCAGGCCCGCGGAAACACGTTGGAGACCGCCCGGAAGTAGGTGAGAAAAAACTTGGCGGAACGCTCGCGAAAGTCTTCCGCTTGCCGCCCGCCGAGCGCTTCCAGGGCGGTGAGCACGCCCTTGAGTTCCTCGGCAAGCGGTGCTTGCGCCACGCGGCCCCGCCCCACCCCGAACAACTTGATCTCGCCATGGAGCGGGGAGGCAGGATCTTCGCTGAGCGCGCGCACCACGTCGTGCGCGGCGGCCAGCGTCGGGTCCGGATACAAGCGACGTCCCGCGAGCGAAATCAGGTGCGACGGGTTCAGGCGCGTGTGCTTGGCGTTGATCGTGACGAACAGTTCCACCACTTGGTCGGGAGTCAGGCAGTCGAACACGATAGCCGGCACTTGCACGTCGGGCGGTTGTCCTTGCTCCGCCAATTGGTGCAGGGCGAGCAACCGGTGCTGGCCATCCAACGCTCGCAAGCAGCCCTCCTCGCTGGGCAGTTGCAAGATGCCGAGCACGCGATGGGCGGTGACGGGCACGAACTCCAGTCGCCGCTCGGAAGTGAGCAGCACGGCGCCCGGAATGGCGGGGAGAGTTTGCGTTTCGGCGCACTGCAAATAGTAGTCGATCAGCTCGGCAATTTTGCGCTGG from Candidatus Binatia bacterium includes:
- a CDS encoding DGQHR domain-containing protein, whose translation is MTSVPAIRLHQFGVVFYQCSLAVRDIQRLVRFEVLSYGHEGRTHGRRPLKTQRAGKINWEVLEEKIAHSEEAYQRPIIQRKIAELIDYYLQCAETQTLPAIPGAVLLTSERRLEFVPVTAHRVLGILQLPSEEGCLRALDGQHRLLALHQLAEQGQPPDVQVPAIVFDCLTPDQVVELFVTINAKHTRLNPSHLISLAGRRLYPDPTLAAAHDVVRALSEDPASPLHGEIKLFGVGRGRVAQAPLAEELKGVLTALEALGGRQAEDFRERSAKFFLTYFRAVSNVFPRAWTGKRYSIKTAAALRAFIRVVPDVLAAVRKNGGDPLDAGALHRVLEPWSTYLGDARFETDGEWRLKLGGGTRGTVEILTRELRTALGA